A DNA window from Jaculus jaculus isolate mJacJac1 chromosome 1, mJacJac1.mat.Y.cur, whole genome shotgun sequence contains the following coding sequences:
- the Rps6 gene encoding 40S ribosomal protein S6 — translation MKLNISFPATGCQKLIEVDDERKLRTFYEKRMATEVAADALGEEWKGYVVRISGGNDKQGFPMKQGVLTHGRVRLLLSKGHSCYRPRRTGERKRKSVRGCIVDANLSVLNLVIVKKGEKDIPGLTDTTVPRRLGPKRASRIRKLFNLSKEDDVRQYVVRKPLNKEGKKPRTKAPKIQRLVTPRVLQHKRRRIALKKQRTKKNKEEAAEYAKLLAKRMKEAKEKRQEQIAKRRRLSSLRASTSKSESSQK, via the exons ATGAAG CTGAATATCTCCTTCCCAGCCACTGGCTGCCAGAAACTCATTGAAGTGGACGATGAGCGCAAGCTCCGTACCTTCTATGAGAAGCGGATGGCCACCGAAGTTGCTGCTGATGCTCTCGGCGAAGAGTGGaag GGTTATGTGGTCCGGATCAGCGGTGGGAATGACAAACAAGGTTTCCCCATGAAGCAAGGTGTCTTGACCCATGGAAGAGTGCGTCTGCTGTTGAGTAAGGGGCATTCCTGTTACAGGCCAAGGAGAACTGGAGAGAGAAAGCGCAAATCTGTTCGAGGATGCATTGTGGACGCCAATCTAAGTGTTCTCAACTTGGTTATTGTAAAGAAAG GAGAGAAGGATATTCCTGGACTAACAGATACTACTGTACCTCGTCGGCTGGGACCCAAAAGAGCTAGCAGAATCCGTAAACTTTTCAATCTCTCTAAAGAAGATGACGTCCGTCAATATGTTGTTAGAAAGCCCCTAAACAAAGAAG GTAAGAAGCCCAGGACCAAAGCACCCAAGATCCAGCGTCTTGTAACCCCACGTGTCTTGCAACACAAACGTAGACGTATCGCTCTGAAGAAACAACGCACCAAGAAGAACAAGGAGGAGGCTGCAGAATATGCTAAGCTTCTGGCCAAGAGGATGAAG GAAGCCAAAGAAAAACGCCAGGAACAGATTGCCAAGAGACGCAGGCTGTCCTCACTGAGAGCTTCCACTTCCAAGTCTGAATCTAGTCAAAAATAA